The Montipora foliosa isolate CH-2021 chromosome 10, ASM3666993v2, whole genome shotgun sequence genomic sequence AAAACTAGGTCAGCACTGCTCAACTAGAACTCAATAAAACTGACTGAAAATAAATACACTGATCCTGCTCACTGATCTTGGGTCCACAGCTGCCCAGTTTTCTACAATGACTGTACTTCTATTCAACGAAACAAGCCAAATGGCCAGATTTGTAACAGTTATCACATATTGTTATGTTAATGTTTTGTACCTTGCTGACTGCATAGATATTGTCCAGGATATCCTTGGCAAATGCTGGCTTTTCCTGATAAAGACTGGTAAAAATTTGAGAGAATGATTTTGTGTCATTAGTCAATACACTCTAATAACCCTTTCACATCTGAAGCAACCCTCAATTGGATTTTGACAATAATTAGAATGCCCAATGCCAAATACCAAATGTTGAATACTCCTGCCCTTGGTGCCCTGGCTGGACTACTTACTTATGTTAGAATGATGCATGGGGTCAACATTGAAGTTGGACAATGAAGTTGAAAGTCAAACATTAtcaaccattttacagttctttgcTTAGCTACCAGGCCTTTGAGTAAAAGCGAGGTTGGAGTTGACCtcccaggtggaaatcttattaagatcttagtAAGATTCTTCATACGATTCTTACTAAGATCTTATCTTACTTCTTAtttaagattcttacaagattcttacaagattcttacaagattcttacaagatcttacaagatcttaccaagaacttaccaagatctttcaaagatcttacaaagatcttaccaagGTCTTAccagatcttaccaagatcttacCTAGATCTTTCAAGATCTTACTAagattcttgtaagatcttaccaagtttcttgtaagatcttacaagatcttaccaATATTTTTGTAAGATCTTGCAGGATCTTACCACGATtgttgtaagatcttacaagaccTTACCAAGATTCTCACAAGATCTTAATATGAGATCTTATCAAGATATTTCTCATATTCTGCAAAAAACATTACCAAAATAGAAAGAGTAGGAAAAACTTTAGaataacattttattaaaacagAAATCCTATTTTTATTACAAAGCAATGAACTATTTATACAActttgaaactgaaaacaagGACACTACTACATTGTTCCCGAGTAAAATTAAAGCGTGATGCACCTCTTGGCAACATAATAATGGTATTCCAAATTTTGattaatggaaaaaaattaccacttattttactaaaaaatatgaaggtaagataaaatattatttgaaagagACTACTTCAAATGCATAATTCAAAAAGCTGCAACATATTATTGTtacccttgtagaaccagacactaCGTGTAATCTAGTATGTAAATCCTATGTAACAACCATACACGTATGTAAATGGTATGTTATGATACACATATGTAACTTAGATATAGAGGCCTTATTCAAAACCTATGTTATACTTATGCCTCatctatatattttgaaaggaaatgctatgttttagctagtcaaatggaacctttacatAGCATATGTAAAGGCTATGTTATGGGACCAttttttgtgtccaaaaataaaaatagtttcaacatagtttctacatagatttgaaacaaaaaatacacaacacataATAGTGTATACATAGTTACATACAACACTTACATAGTGATAACATAGGGTGTAAATAGGCTACAAATAGCCTCTACATAGCTGTAAAAAACTGGAAATAGGACAAACATAACTGTTTCATAGCATTTACATTATAGTGTAAATAGAATTTACCTACTAACTGAAATTGAGGGTCCATAGCAAAAATTGCATGTACACAGCACTTACATAGAAATACTATAGGATATAAATAGGCTTTGACTAGCCTCTAAACATTTATGGAATAGTATTGTAATAGGAGTTACACATCTCATGCCTAATGCTGGAACACAAGAAAACAAGGTTATCGTAGCCTCCtcttgtaaaataatattccagcaaatcagaaatgtgctggaaactacaaaaaatccaatgtagtcaagctattaacagttattaccatagctcacagacttgtaaaaaaaatagaCTACAGATTTCAAAGCAGCATTTAACtcatgccaaaatctttggattgggttcttgttttaaatttaaaaacaaaaaaagctttaaaacatttCAGATTTGAAACCACAGAACTATAACAAGTCGGCAAGGagagatccccaaatacatcaaaccataactggttgaggAGGCAGAACTGGCTGCTAAGtatttttgtctgctgtaaaggacctttccCTGCTGTCCCATCCAATAATTTTATCTCAGATGTGTCTctttatactctttcatggcaactaaaaaaaatacagtacatatacTTCAATCACTGATCATTACAattaaagtgtgtgaagagtagagTCATAAATTTGGGTCTATACTTACAAACGTCCATAATAGCTTTCTCAagcattttctgcattgattacaatagttaaagtgacagaaattagcattttttaCGAGAAGGAATCAGTTGTCAATCGTACACATGTAACTTGCCGTATgagaactttttttccaaatcatttgcttcaccatttgatctaacttcattattcttgttaaagCTTTACCAATTTTTACAGGAATATAGCATTTAAGCCAAATTGAGTctccttgcttcacaaattgactcgaaggtgtgaaaatgtgaatagaccattttacagttgtagctaagttacctggcctaagaatggaagcgaggctaccggtgaccctgctttgatacaaacctttgagcctttctaatgttaatgtaggctaattagaattacaacaacacaatttacatgagaaaagcagtgaggtttgtatcaatacacggtcaccggcagcctcgcagccattcataggctaggtcactcagcgaacaactgtaaaatggactattctTCATGCATGTAAATCATTCCtcattttgaaaacaataagCCATCAAATAAAATGTTATACACTGTTAATGCTTACCTCTTTACTTGAGTttttgtaagcatttccttgcctggatcagcatttaaagagtaaaactaacaaaaaaatcgtCACCACAAAAGCGTGTCAGATCGTAGGTACAAACGTTTTGAATAAAACCGTCCCAAACCTGGaagagctggactggttaccgctgactgctgaccaaaacgaaaagtaTGGGcagggcggaaagagaccgggcggtgaaacgagcgggtccgagcaaaaaggtgtgatgcagtagactggggtctactagaaagccttttcaaaatggcggcaagtgttGAGATAGGCGACTCACtcgaagaattgtttttacaggacatcacagacgacttttttgatttgaacaaggaaaaaaaattcttcagatgttccagacacatagctgatgttaatgtaacaaacattttccctctgtttttgattggttctctcctCTAACCTATGGCCTTTAGGTAAAtccaagtgttttgattggtgctttcttgttcagGACTTTGCCATACAAGCCATTTCCATGGGAAAGGTTatcagccttttttttttttttcacattttgtttatattctggTGAGTATTTTCACGACTCGTGCTGTGTTCAAGGAGCAAAAGGCAGGTCAAAATACAAGTAACAACTTGGAAATATTAAGCTCTTGCTAACCGAACTGGAGGGcgatactggggaatattggttgaacattgtggaactaaagatgagcgcagcgaggtccatacaaaaatgaccaaggtgCAATATTCATCAGTATGGCTTAGGCAAGCTTGGttagaaagtagtttatcatatggtactcgggccatggttgtttcttgaattggtggcttttcaaaaacaaaaattacacagcttATGACCGCTTCCAAAGAAATGGTCGGCATAGCAAAATCccaaccaagaaagaaccaatcacaatatacatacatacatacttaatataccgctccccacaggggcttttcagggccaatgaaacgcaACGAAACGGACTGACAACAACaactggaggcaaaccagttggctatttacaagtgcagctgggaagttgaaccagggactacccgGAACAAATTccacgagtggtcagagcgggtcttgaacccgggatccccagatctcaaggcaagcgccctgaccactgggccacactgcctcaatGCTTGCATTTACCTCAAAACTACCTTACCACAGGAGGAAAAGCCGGCATGGCAAGCAACCCCCCACCCTTAGCTCAAGCTCTAGATCTGCCACTGATTACCATAATATTTTCTGTAGTTGAATGATAATTGAGCTAATTATGTGCCTTACTGTGAGTACAATAGTTATGCAAAGCTTAATTATGGATTTAGAAATCAGTCATGTTCAGAGAAATTACTGGCACAGGATTTGGGTAAAGTGTTGTTTATTGTCATAATTTATTGAGAGCTTACTGAACACAGGCTGACCAGAGTGCACCTCAGGCTAATAATGACATACCATCGTAGCTTACTAGTTAGTATGAAGAGTTGTGTAGTTAGTGTCTAGAGAATTTGGTAAGCctatttatggttagctctcacaagcagaaatggtaacatgctattttcaaaacaaaatagaaaatagagctaaatattgttacctattcaaatgaaaccatgttgtctcgcagtgatgagcgcaaatttctattgcgtcgagaagcctgaaaaattttcaggacttcaacgggataaATGACATACCATCCCGCCTGTAGTTGCCTGTCCAGTagcccattgaagtcctgaaaatttttcaggcttctcgacgcaatagaaatttgcgctcatcactgcgagacaacatggtttcatttgatttcatacccgcagtgcaatatatgatgtatttcatatatatgtTTCATTGTTAcctattaccattaattatctgaaaataaaagtcctgcctTCCACATACAAATACTTGAGTTATATTccaacagacaaaatagtattATAGGGTCTATaactcaatcaatcaataagaCTGGAATTTTGCCGAGTGGTGAAACATTTGAATCAAAAACCCTCTGAGGGGAGTCTGAATGTCTGGCAAAAACATCTACTTTGTGTACGAAATACAGATGACATaaataatggaaacaggcgacaagaaacaatatcgcACCAAATTATACTGTCTTGCAAACGGtggttaaacaataattatgttaccaTTTGTGTCTGGTGCCCCAAGAAGtagccatattaaattaaagatgaactgtCCAACTTAAAGTAAgattggttatttaatagtaatacatagcaacctagcaacctttgtagctttcttaattgttgttgatagaagaatcctcctcACAAGAAGGGGTttttctccactaactaaaacattcactaattagcaggtagtttgaggggAATACTGTGGGTGAATGCTGAATGAGGGGAATACTGTTGGTGAATGGTGAGGGTTTGTCTGTAGAATATGGgggggagaaatttacaaactcaagcaaactctcaaccccaaaataaggtgaaatgaaacaaatgaaacaaactctgggtgaaattaaaaactttgatcacagaaacagccagatagtacatgtatgaaaaactgaatcacgtaggagggattaacaaATACCGTACTTGACCCTGAAAATTattcagcagaagtggccggcttggtggTGATGTGttcaaaaaggcttgtggtgtatgaggccacctaagcagaaacagccacaagtcaaaaagggaccttgccgagtgctggaatatgtatgttctgttgtttcgttgattgtttcattggccctgaaaagcccctacggggagcggtcaattaagtatgtattgcacGGTGTGTATGTATACTCAGTAGATTAAGGCCTTttactgacaccttgaaaacaatatgaaacagagagTTACTGTACTGATATGTAATATATTTAATTGATTGAGTAAAAGGGCTTAAAGATCAGccacacattttttttctcgttaAATAAGCCCTCAGACCCCCCAAAATAGATGCCTGTGATCCTTGAGTGTAAAATAGTCATGCTATATTTTTTAAGGTCTCTGTGCGGTGTTGCTAGTCAAgcctaacaataaatacagtaattgttattttttaaggtaTGTTCCGGGGCTTatgcttttaattattttatttatgtttcacacagtggaacaaaatgtgatcatattgatcagccacaggttagcttatttgtttgtgtccaaactgcacaaaggcaaagaaaacaatatggggttTGGGAGAGGATGGGGAGTCTTAATTCAAACGTAGCAGTAGTGACaggctacaaattgcttttcctcaCGGGAGGATATTCTGCAAGGAACTggaatcattgctttgtcctcagttggtacaaaatatgaaggagttgccATGGAATAGTATGACTTTTTTGCATGGTCATACCTAACGGGGCAaggacatggtatttacaataacttatcagttttgcattgttttgctgtaATCCATTTTAAGTCTTGTCTATATATTTAATACCTCCCGTCGAGATCGattgtttgccatgttatgaagtgttctgGCACATCTGTCCTTCTGTGAAATGTTTGTTGTAGCTCTTTTTTTCCAGGCTTTGAAGTAATTAAGTACTAGGTCTAAGTTGGTAACACgttgatctgttattgactgcagtggactgttatctttgaagacattccaaagcatttcacaATTCCATaaattcttgtgtcttttctgtggtgttgttttcatgcaaagccatgtatttgcaaactttttcggacagcaagctttactcgtatttcatttaaattatcaagatgaacTTACAAGCGCCCTGACTAAACCGTacttgttgtttgttgattttctcaagcgggtgaaatcttgaaaatagttttttactGTCGGTAAAATTAACTGCGGCTGGCGATTCGTCgcgagcgattttaagtgagctagtttgaagttctgaaatgctgctatatccaaatatatccagctggttttttactatgtTATGTAAAAGCTGTCGATCTTCAACATATGTAACATttagagtggagtaatgtggagtaCTCCTAAAAGAAGCAGCGGAACACGGCTTGGTCACGATAAGCGGGATATAGctgcattcgacactgtctTACTTCACTCAAATTTGAGCAGCTTACGACGAAAATACTTAAGTTATATTccaacagacaaaatagtattgagtttCGGGTCAAAAATATCAGAAAGGCCTTTAAATAATACACTActggtggcccaaaaataaagaaagaaaactatatttctcgctagcgagaattagaaaactcgctagcgagaatcagaaaactcgctagcgagaattaaaaaactcgctagcgagaattctAAAACTGGCTAgccagaattagaaaactcgctagccagaattagaaaactcgctagcgagaatttaaaaaactcgctagccagaatttgaaaactcgctagcgagaatttgaaaactcgctagcgagaatttgaaaactcgctagcgagaattttaaaactcgctagcgagaatatgaaaactcgctagcgagaatctgaaaactcgctagccagaattttaaaactcgctagcgagaatatgaaaactcgctagcgagagtTGGACAGTCGATCGCAGAAACTCAAGACTGGATCGCGGGAACTCGACACTAGATCGCAGAAACTCGACACTAAATAGCGAGAACTCGACACAAGATCGCAGAAACTCAACAATCAGTAGCTAGAACTGGAGCTTTTTCCACGAAACTCGACCATCCCCAGACGTAACTCAACCTAcaatttctataactcgatcgTGTCAACATGGATTTCAACCTGGTTTCCAGATAGTTGAAGGGCTTTTGGCAGTAACTGCTTGCCATATCACCGCCctatgtataagcgccctgGTATGGgcggccgtcaccgccaaaaatacgaaGTATGTCAAAGGAATAAAGCAATGTCAATTGGTTCATTGGCGCAGTGCAGAAGAGACTAAATGAGTTAGAAATGATGCAGCCTAAACACTAGTACTCGTGTTGCCTTTTGTCAAATGGTTCACTAAAAAAGTAAACGAACTAGGAAGATATTAAATTGTCTAGTCATTTCTGTTAAAACGGAAGAGACCAACTAAAACCGTTCTATGGAAATAAAGATCGGTTCATCTTCCAAACACGAATTGGTATAGTGTGTCACCAAACGGTCCGGTGAGATGTTAATAAATGGCTTATcttaaccatagttaatagaggggagtggttatgaaacccggcaAAGTTCAAAGGGCCGGCCGTTTGTTTCGTGCGTGAGGTTGAATTGCACCATCACGTGACATTGACCGTGCACACACCAAGCGTGAATTcctaaacaaaatggcggacacgaACGATTTGCTTTTCTTCGGAGACGATTTTGACGCTATTTTAGGTATTTTGGAAGAAGACAAAGAGCTTGATGAACAGTTTAGAGAAGCTGCTGATGAAGTAAGTATTGGATTCTTTCTTAGCCACCCAGAATTTAGCGAAAGGCGCTGTGCTTTGAAGTTTACCTTCTGTCAGCTCGATCGACTATCATCGGTGCTGCTTTGTTGTAGCGACTTGTGCTATAACTAAATCCTTATAACTACGTGTGGTACTGTGCTGACGATGTTAATAAACAGTGGTTCTTATTTCTTTTATCTATGCTTATAACTAGACTTTGTAGTATCGTTTTATGACTGATTTTTCAACTGAAAGTTACTTTTGTTTACAACAGGTTCAACTCGAAAACGTTGTGTGCGAACTGTGCCACAAGAAATGCAAAAGCAAGAGCGGACTGAAGCGACACAAGACAGTTAAACACAAAGATACGAGAGATATTGAGAAGCAAAAAGAAGGAGAACAGGAGAGCTATTTAACTTTTGTAGCTTACTCAAGAATTGTTGAAAAAGCTAAACTCAAAATTGCTGACAACAAAATCTATCCAAAATCAATCAGAGACGAGCTAAGTGCCTACACCTACAACAACGGTCTACACGACATAACAGCTGAATTCTGTGACATTGAAGACCTATATAAACGCTTGATAAAGTCTGGGAATGCTGAAAGATTTTATTCTTGCTTCTATTCAACCATAGCTCTGAATGCAGTTAAGCATTTTGAGGGATTGCCAAGGAACGCTGCTACACTACTGTCTACCAAGGTTGCTGATTGTATGTTAGCACACAGCAAGGAGGAAATTGAAAGCATTTATACTTGTACCCCATTAACTAAACTTTCAGATGAAGAAAAAGCTGGACTACAGTATATTGGGGGTTATGTTTTTCATAAACTTCATACTAAGCATGCTAGTAAATCTTCAGAAAGTGAGCAGGCAATCTCTATCCTTAAGGCTGGCAAATTAGAAGACCACAATGCCATCGAATGCCAGAAGTTAACTTCATCCTTAAATCGTGGTGGTTTGTGGGCAATTTCCAAAAATGCTCAATTAATTTTTGAGAGAACTGAACATTATTTCCGGGATGCCACTTCGAAGACTAATGTGCAATACATTGCTTTTGCTAATATCATATCAAGATCTGTTCATGATGTTGAGGTTGTCTCAGCATACAATTCAATGTTATCCAGTTCTGAACTGATAAGCAACAGTAGTGTTGCCAAAGATGTTTTGCACAACATCATACAACTGTATGTCAAAGTGCGttcattttcttttgcaaaagatGTTATCCAGAAACATAGGATTAGattgaaacaaataaaaacaaaagcacTTCGTAAGGATATAAGCAGAGCCTCCCACGAGAGTGACCAACAAAGGCAAAACTAAACTCTGAAAATCATCATGCAATGATTGTATATTGTATATTTATAATAAGTTGCTGTTGCATTTGTTGTTAAATAATGTTGACACAAGTTTGCTTATACTTCAAAACGATAACtgattcaaaataaaaattattcacATTCATATGTGCAAGTTGAAATATTTGCATAGAAAAACAAATGTTTAACTACAGATATGGCATGTATGAGACACTCTGTACAGTAAATAACATTAACATTGTCCTTGTAACAAGAAATAAATATTGCAAGGAATGTTACATAGTTCCTTATGCTCCTTATGAACTTGCTATCAAGTGACATTTCTTGCAACTATGTATTTTTATCGGAATAAGTTGCTAAAATTGGCTGTACCATTTATTACAGCAAAAGTCCTTATTGTATCAGTGCCATTAATGTCAaacctataattttttttttgcatttctgatCTGTCAATCATGTAAACAACTGTAATGGGCCAATCACTGTGAGCATTTGCTTAAGCTCCACCCCTTTTCACATGATtgatggaaaagaaaaatccaCATGCATCTTTGAGATTGTCAGTGGCGATACAAGGATTTTGCTTTAATCTTATAAAATTGACCTATGTATAAAGTAATCATTGTTTCTTCCTCTTTGGCACTGGGTCATTTGAAACATTGACCCATGATCTGTCTCGGTCTTTCCTTCCACGCGTGTTGCCAGACTGACATGAGACAGCACGTTGTACTCTGatggtgttgttgttgtagccAAACATCTTCATGTCAGGGTTGTCATTTCTTCTTCCCAGTTTCCTTTGGTTTCCAAAGTATTCTTCTAAAGGATCTTGGCAGAACCTCTCAGTTAAGACGTACTCCACACCTTCATTCAGAAGAAACTTTGTTGCCTCTACAACTGAATAGGCTGAGATCTTCAGGCCTTCATAAGTCTGCCAGGATAAGAACATCCTGCTCCTggcattctttgtaaaattaccAGGGCGTTGGGCGATGCTGTCCTTCCAATCCCTCAGATAGCCAAGGAAATCATTTGTCAACCAAAGAAAT encodes the following:
- the LOC137973741 gene encoding uncharacterized protein — its product is MADTNDLLFFGDDFDAILGILEEDKELDEQFREAADEVQLENVVCELCHKKCKSKSGLKRHKTVKHKDTRDIEKQKEGEQESYLTFVAYSRIVEKAKLKIADNKIYPKSIRDELSAYTYNNGLHDITAEFCDIEDLYKRLIKSGNAERFYSCFYSTIALNAVKHFEGLPRNAATLLSTKVADCMLAHSKEEIESIYTCTPLTKLSDEEKAGLQYIGGYVFHKLHTKHASKSSESEQAISILKAGKLEDHNAIECQKLTSSLNRGGLWAISKNAQLIFERTEHYFRDATSKTNVQYIAFANIISRSVHDVEVVSAYNSMLSSSELISNSSVAKDVLHNIIQLYVKVRSFSFAKDVIQKHRIRLKQIKTKALRKDISRASHESDQQRQN